From one Stieleria sp. JC731 genomic stretch:
- a CDS encoding MATE family efflux transporter, translated as MLQRATDAEHDPFGYRSLFTIAIPLVASVACFSITLFTDRVLLMWYGPTSSAASISAGNVYWTVACIPVTAMGFVTPLVAAAMGRRDSSKNSVPDEVWRLIWQTTWITLGCIPIFATLGWFSPQLFSAFDHPQHLVRAESTYFRTLLLVAPASMLEAGLTAFFVGRRITKPILRTNVATAILNVVLDYWLIFGAFGIPSLGVLGAALATAIAMWFKAAVFFALIVRSNESRTQTSTVRRFELPLAIRILGPGSVLGIQQLMRSSMFSYILLMIGTASVKGLAATSAALSIYQLLSIPAIGMATAVTVLVGQAHASDAGATTRKTIHRSIVAGGLIAAIVFLSLLLIPGILVEIPLHGVSSEERNSVRPIAIVLMYFAAAYGVFDMTSLCLGAILKGLGTTTPILVSTIATGPIAIALGWLHWPPIASAVNRWWCALVVWAGLQAFLLSAFLYRRMADQRTH; from the coding sequence ATGCTTCAACGTGCCACAGATGCCGAACACGATCCGTTCGGCTATCGATCCCTATTCACGATTGCGATTCCGCTAGTCGCATCGGTTGCTTGTTTTTCGATCACGCTGTTTACCGACCGCGTCTTACTGATGTGGTACGGTCCAACTTCGTCCGCTGCTTCAATATCCGCGGGCAACGTTTACTGGACGGTTGCGTGTATCCCGGTAACGGCGATGGGATTCGTTACCCCGCTGGTCGCTGCAGCGATGGGACGTCGTGATAGCTCGAAGAACTCCGTTCCTGATGAAGTCTGGCGACTGATCTGGCAAACCACCTGGATCACGCTTGGTTGCATTCCCATTTTTGCAACACTTGGATGGTTCAGTCCGCAGTTGTTTTCGGCTTTCGACCATCCGCAGCATCTAGTCCGTGCCGAATCCACCTATTTCCGAACATTGCTTCTCGTCGCACCGGCTTCGATGCTGGAAGCAGGACTAACGGCTTTCTTCGTGGGACGGCGGATCACAAAGCCGATCTTGCGAACGAACGTCGCCACCGCGATTCTGAATGTCGTTTTGGATTACTGGTTGATCTTTGGTGCCTTTGGAATCCCGTCACTAGGAGTGCTTGGGGCAGCACTGGCCACCGCAATCGCGATGTGGTTCAAAGCAGCGGTCTTTTTTGCGCTGATCGTGCGTTCCAATGAGTCTCGAACGCAGACTTCGACCGTTCGGCGATTCGAGCTTCCGCTCGCCATTCGTATCCTTGGCCCGGGATCCGTACTGGGGATTCAACAGCTGATGCGGTCTTCAATGTTCAGCTATATCCTGCTGATGATCGGAACGGCATCCGTCAAAGGCCTGGCGGCGACTTCTGCTGCACTCAGCATCTACCAACTGCTATCGATCCCGGCAATCGGAATGGCGACGGCCGTGACCGTTCTGGTAGGACAAGCCCATGCATCGGACGCCGGAGCGACAACGCGAAAAACGATTCACCGCTCGATCGTCGCCGGAGGCCTGATCGCCGCAATCGTCTTTTTGTCGCTGTTGCTAATCCCAGGGATACTGGTCGAAATTCCGCTTCACGGTGTGAGTAGCGAAGAACGAAATTCGGTTCGCCCGATCGCGATCGTCCTGATGTACTTCGCTGCCGCATACGGTGTCTTTGACATGACCAGCCTATGCCTAGGGGCGATTCTGAAAGGCCTTGGAACGACCACGCCGATACTTGTATCGACTATCGCGACCGGTCCAATCGCAATTGCACTCGGTTGGCTCCATTGGCCGCCAATTGCGTCCGCTGTCAATCGTTGGTGGTGTGCCTTGGTGGTGTGGGCTGGACTACAAGCCTTTTTACTGTCGGCATTCCTATACCGCCGAATGGCTGATCAGCGAACGCACTAG
- a CDS encoding glycosyltransferase family 4 protein — protein sequence MKIAIIGHLKHPVAKPFAGGLESFTYDYVEALVDRGHHVTLFASADSDTRLPLHPIIDAATVPESIRRLGSEEHQWIEAVEDEAYESLMDGLSAADFDVIHNHSLSPIPLRFAAIQSCPVITTLHVPPLVRMKRELARRDAKSCGVFVNVSHANAASWALHLKHQHVIHNGVKDRFWNRCASTKVDRAIWFGRILADKGTHLAIEAAHMAGVPIDIVGPISDSAYFDNQILPRLNPDDQYHGHRDHDELCQLISRSTVSLATPCWDEPFGLVVAESLACGTPVAGFRRGALPEIVRSSVGRLAAPGDVNQLAKCIAECRDLRGEVCRRYVQEQFGFSRMVNAYEDLYRQIGSPRPTFHNAAMPGAKAA from the coding sequence ATGAAAATCGCAATCATTGGACATTTGAAACATCCGGTCGCGAAGCCGTTCGCGGGTGGATTGGAATCGTTCACGTATGACTACGTCGAAGCCCTTGTGGATCGTGGCCATCACGTCACTCTGTTTGCCAGTGCAGACTCCGACACGCGTTTGCCTCTCCATCCGATCATCGACGCCGCAACTGTCCCAGAATCAATTCGTCGTCTTGGGTCCGAAGAACATCAATGGATTGAAGCTGTCGAAGACGAAGCCTACGAATCATTGATGGACGGTCTATCGGCAGCGGACTTTGATGTGATCCACAATCATTCGCTCAGTCCGATTCCGTTGCGGTTCGCGGCGATCCAGAGTTGCCCTGTGATTACGACGCTTCACGTTCCGCCGCTGGTGAGAATGAAACGGGAGTTAGCTCGGCGAGATGCCAAATCTTGTGGCGTATTCGTCAACGTTTCCCATGCAAACGCGGCATCTTGGGCGCTTCACCTCAAACACCAGCATGTCATTCACAACGGTGTGAAAGATCGCTTCTGGAATCGCTGCGCATCGACGAAAGTTGATCGTGCGATTTGGTTTGGTCGTATCCTTGCCGACAAAGGGACGCATCTGGCGATTGAGGCAGCCCACATGGCTGGGGTGCCGATTGATATCGTCGGTCCCATTTCTGATTCAGCGTATTTCGACAATCAGATTCTGCCACGTTTGAATCCTGATGATCAATATCACGGTCATCGAGATCACGACGAGCTTTGCCAGCTTATCTCTAGGTCAACCGTGTCGCTGGCAACTCCTTGCTGGGATGAACCGTTCGGATTAGTTGTTGCCGAGTCTCTGGCCTGTGGGACTCCCGTCGCTGGTTTCCGTCGTGGGGCGTTGCCGGAAATCGTACGGTCGTCAGTCGGCCGATTGGCAGCACCAGGTGATGTGAATCAGCTTGCCAAATGTATCGCAGAGTGCCGGGACCTACGTGGCGAGGTCTGCCGACGATACGTTCAAGAGCAATTCGGCTTCAGTCGGATGGTTAACGCCTACGAAGACCTATATCGCCAAATCGGGTCTCCTCGTCCGACGTTTCACAATGCGGCAATGCCGGGGGCGAAGGCAGCATGA